In a single window of the Panthera leo isolate Ple1 chromosome A1, P.leo_Ple1_pat1.1, whole genome shotgun sequence genome:
- the HNRNPAB gene encoding heterogeneous nuclear ribonucleoprotein A/B isoform X2, producing MSEAGEEQPMETTGATENGHEAAPEGESPAGAGTGAAAGAGGGSAAPPAGNQNGAEGDQINASKNEEDAGKMFVGGLSWDTSKKDLKDYFTKFGEVVDCTIKMDPNTGRSRGFGFILFKDAASVEKVLDQKEHRLDGRVIDPKKAMAMKKDPVKKIFVGGLNPEATEEKIREYFGEFGEIEAIELPMDPKTNKRRGFVFITFKEEEPVKKVLEKKFHTISGSKCEIKVAQPKEVYQQQQYGSGGRGNRNRGNRGSGGGGGSGGQGSTNYGKSQRRGGHQNNYKPY from the exons ATGTCGGAAGCGGGTGAGGAGCAGCCCATGGAGACCACGGGCGCCACCGAGAACGGACACGAGGCCGCCCCCGAAGGCGAGTCGCCGGCGGGGGCGGGCACCGGGGCCGCGGCGGGCGCCGGAGGCGGGAGCGCGGCGCCCCCGGCCGGCAACCAGAACGGCGCCGAGGGCGACCAGATCAACGCCAGCAAGAACGAGGAGGACGCGGG AAAAATGTTCGTTGGTGGCCTGAGCTGGGATACCAGCAAAAAGGACCTAAAGGATTATTTTACCAAATTTGGAGAGGTCGTTGACTGTACAATAAAAATGGACCCAAACACTGGCCGGTCAAGAGGGTTTGGGTTTATCCTCTTCAAAGATGCAGCCAGTGTGGAGAAG GTCCTAGACCAGAAGGAACACAGACTGGATGGCCGTGTCATTGACCCCAAAAAGGCAATGGCCATGAAGAAGGACCCggtaaagaaaatttttgtggGGGGTCTGAATCCTGAAGCCACTGAGGAGAAGATCAGAGAATACTTTGGCGAGTTTGGGGAG ATTGAGGCCATTGAGCTTCCAATGGATCCAAAAACGAACAAAAGACGAGGCTTTGTTTTCATCACCTTCAAAGAAGAGGAACCTGTGAAGAAGGTTCTGGAGAAAAAGTTCCACACCATCAGTGGAAGTAAG TGTGAAATCAAGGTGGCCCAGCCCAAAGAGGTGTATCAGCAGCAGCAGTATGGCTCTGGGGGCCGCGGGAACCGCAACCGAGGGAACCGAGGCAGTGGCGGTGGTGGCGGAAGCGGAG GTCAGGGTAGTACAAATTACGGGAAGAGCCAGCGACGCGGTGGCCATCAGAATAACTACAAGCCGTACTGA
- the HNRNPAB gene encoding heterogeneous nuclear ribonucleoprotein A/B isoform X1: MSEAGEEQPMETTGATENGHEAAPEGESPAGAGTGAAAGAGGGSAAPPAGNQNGAEGDQINASKNEEDAGKMFVGGLSWDTSKKDLKDYFTKFGEVVDCTIKMDPNTGRSRGFGFILFKDAASVEKVLDQKEHRLDGRVIDPKKAMAMKKDPVKKIFVGGLNPEATEEKIREYFGEFGEIEAIELPMDPKTNKRRGFVFITFKEEEPVKKVLEKKFHTISGSKCEIKVAQPKEVYQQQQYGSGGRGNRNRGNRGSGGGGGSGGQSQSWNQGYGNYWNQGYGYQQGYGPGYGGYDYSPYGYYGYGPGYDYSQGSTNYGKSQRRGGHQNNYKPY; encoded by the exons ATGTCGGAAGCGGGTGAGGAGCAGCCCATGGAGACCACGGGCGCCACCGAGAACGGACACGAGGCCGCCCCCGAAGGCGAGTCGCCGGCGGGGGCGGGCACCGGGGCCGCGGCGGGCGCCGGAGGCGGGAGCGCGGCGCCCCCGGCCGGCAACCAGAACGGCGCCGAGGGCGACCAGATCAACGCCAGCAAGAACGAGGAGGACGCGGG AAAAATGTTCGTTGGTGGCCTGAGCTGGGATACCAGCAAAAAGGACCTAAAGGATTATTTTACCAAATTTGGAGAGGTCGTTGACTGTACAATAAAAATGGACCCAAACACTGGCCGGTCAAGAGGGTTTGGGTTTATCCTCTTCAAAGATGCAGCCAGTGTGGAGAAG GTCCTAGACCAGAAGGAACACAGACTGGATGGCCGTGTCATTGACCCCAAAAAGGCAATGGCCATGAAGAAGGACCCggtaaagaaaatttttgtggGGGGTCTGAATCCTGAAGCCACTGAGGAGAAGATCAGAGAATACTTTGGCGAGTTTGGGGAG ATTGAGGCCATTGAGCTTCCAATGGATCCAAAAACGAACAAAAGACGAGGCTTTGTTTTCATCACCTTCAAAGAAGAGGAACCTGTGAAGAAGGTTCTGGAGAAAAAGTTCCACACCATCAGTGGAAGTAAG TGTGAAATCAAGGTGGCCCAGCCCAAAGAGGTGTATCAGCAGCAGCAGTATGGCTCTGGGGGCCGCGGGAACCGCAACCGAGGGAACCGAGGCAGTGGCGGTGGTGGCGGAAGCGGAG GTCAGAGTCAGAGTTGGAATCAGGGCTACGGCAACTACTGGAACCAGGGCTACGGCTACCAGCAGGGCTACGGGCCCGGCTATGGCGGCTACGACTACTCGCCCTATGGCTATTACGGCTACGGCCCCGGCTACGACTACA GTCAGGGTAGTACAAATTACGGGAAGAGCCAGCGACGCGGTGGCCATCAGAATAACTACAAGCCGTACTGA